From Luteococcus japonicus, one genomic window encodes:
- the glgX gene encoding glycogen debranching protein GlgX, which produces MNSETPSPVDSSILGAQLLDGSCRFALWAPRATRVELSLVAADRSQHNVDMARNPDGVWIVHVPGVQAGQRYGYRVHGDWNPDAGMRFNPAKLLLDPYARAITAGVDYSGPILDHTAESNYLPDERDSFESVPLSVVVAPSPAPTPIQRRRPLSECVIYETHLKGFTNLHPSVPEHLRGTYSGLAYDAVIDYLVETGINTIELLPIHHFVSEPFIVGRGLTNYWGYNTLGFFAPHAAYSSVSTLGEQVEEFKRMVSKLHENDIEVILDVVYNHTAEGGHEGPTLSFRGLDHLGYYRLTNDLRNDYDVTGCGNSVDTSHPGVLNMIIDSMKYWVTEMGVDGFRFDLATTLIRNEQHHVDQNHEFKRRIAEDPAFDGIKMIAEPWDMGPYGYQVGAWGDGWSEWNDQYRNFMRDFWRGATSGVATLATRLSGSPDIFNHDGRGLHSSVNFITAHDGFTMRDLVTYDIKHNEANGENNRDGADDNRSWNCGWEGETDDPGINDFRHRQVKNMMATLILSSGVPMITAGDELGRTQGGNNNAYCQDSPLSWVHWDTLDSWGDLSELTSTLLKARREFAPLRATQFRNHFEVLDADGNGLGRYDLAWLDLWDGEMRDEQWHDAGRRNLGMYVSDADCAFLTLFNGAANDVLIRLPGEPWAKGYQVVATTAHRDELPESPIGPGQEFDLPGRSVTLLRCEVPSQAPKPIVDEFEEPLPAEETTATDEATATLAKLDEQEY; this is translated from the coding sequence ATGAACTCTGAGACACCCTCGCCGGTCGACTCGTCGATCCTCGGTGCCCAGCTCCTCGATGGTAGCTGTCGCTTCGCCTTGTGGGCGCCCCGCGCGACCCGCGTCGAGCTGTCTCTTGTGGCAGCGGACCGCAGCCAGCACAACGTCGACATGGCCAGGAATCCCGACGGCGTGTGGATCGTGCACGTGCCCGGCGTGCAAGCCGGCCAGCGTTACGGATACCGCGTCCATGGTGACTGGAATCCCGACGCCGGCATGCGTTTCAACCCCGCCAAGCTGCTGCTCGACCCCTATGCCCGCGCCATCACTGCGGGTGTCGACTACTCCGGCCCGATCCTGGACCACACCGCGGAGTCCAACTACCTGCCGGACGAGCGCGACTCCTTCGAGTCCGTCCCGCTCAGCGTCGTCGTGGCCCCCTCCCCCGCCCCGACGCCCATCCAGAGGCGCCGTCCGCTGTCCGAGTGTGTGATCTACGAGACGCACCTCAAGGGATTCACCAATCTGCACCCCAGCGTGCCCGAGCACCTGCGTGGCACCTACTCGGGCCTGGCCTATGACGCCGTCATCGACTACCTGGTCGAGACGGGTATCAACACCATTGAGCTGCTGCCCATCCACCACTTCGTCAGCGAGCCCTTCATCGTCGGCCGTGGCCTGACGAACTACTGGGGCTACAACACCTTGGGCTTCTTCGCCCCGCACGCTGCCTACTCCTCGGTGAGCACGCTCGGCGAGCAGGTCGAGGAGTTCAAGCGGATGGTGAGCAAGCTCCACGAGAACGACATCGAGGTGATCCTCGACGTCGTCTACAACCACACCGCCGAGGGTGGCCATGAGGGTCCGACGCTGAGCTTCCGTGGCCTGGACCACCTCGGCTACTACCGCCTCACCAATGACCTGCGCAATGACTACGACGTCACCGGCTGCGGCAACTCGGTGGACACCTCCCATCCGGGTGTGTTGAACATGATCATCGACTCGATGAAGTACTGGGTCACGGAGATGGGCGTCGACGGCTTCCGTTTCGACCTGGCCACCACGCTGATCCGCAATGAGCAGCACCACGTGGACCAGAACCACGAGTTCAAGCGTCGCATCGCCGAAGATCCCGCCTTCGACGGAATCAAGATGATCGCCGAGCCCTGGGACATGGGTCCCTACGGCTACCAGGTGGGTGCCTGGGGGGACGGCTGGAGCGAGTGGAATGACCAGTACCGCAACTTCATGCGGGACTTCTGGCGCGGTGCCACCAGTGGTGTCGCCACGCTGGCCACCCGGCTGTCCGGCTCGCCGGACATCTTCAACCATGACGGCCGTGGCCTGCACTCGAGCGTCAACTTCATCACCGCGCACGACGGCTTCACGATGCGTGACCTGGTCACCTACGACATCAAGCACAACGAGGCCAATGGCGAGAACAACCGCGACGGCGCCGATGACAACCGTTCCTGGAACTGCGGCTGGGAGGGGGAGACCGACGATCCCGGGATCAACGACTTCCGCCACCGCCAGGTGAAGAACATGATGGCCACCCTCATCCTGTCCTCGGGCGTCCCGATGATCACCGCGGGTGACGAGCTGGGCCGAACCCAGGGCGGCAACAACAATGCCTACTGCCAGGACTCCCCGCTCAGCTGGGTGCACTGGGACACGCTGGACAGCTGGGGGGACCTCTCCGAGCTGACCAGCACCCTGCTCAAGGCGCGACGGGAGTTCGCGCCACTGCGTGCCACCCAGTTCCGCAACCACTTCGAGGTCCTGGATGCCGATGGCAATGGCCTGGGCCGTTATGACCTGGCGTGGTTGGACCTGTGGGACGGAGAGATGCGCGACGAGCAGTGGCATGACGCTGGCCGTCGCAACCTCGGCATGTACGTCTCCGACGCGGACTGCGCCTTCCTGACCCTGTTCAACGGCGCCGCCAATGACGTGTTGATCCGGCTTCCCGGGGAACCGTGGGCCAAGGGATACCAGGTGGTGGCCACCACGGCGCACCGCGACGAGCTGCCGGAGTCCCCGATCGGCCCGGGCCAGGAGTTCGACCTGCCCGGCCGCAGCGTCACCCTGCTGCGCTGCGAGGTGCCCTCCCAGGCGCCCAAGCCGATCGTCGACGAGTTCGAGGAGCCGCTGCCCGCCGAGGAGACGACCGCCACCGACGAGGCGACCGCCACGCTGGCCAAGCTGGACGAGCAGGAGTACTGA
- the gatC gene encoding Asp-tRNA(Asn)/Glu-tRNA(Gln) amidotransferase subunit GatC yields MALTKDDVARLAALARIDLTDTELEHLAPQIDLILESVASVTEAAGDDVPATSHPIPLSNVFRADEARPSFPAEAMLAGAPAVEDDKFRVPRILDEE; encoded by the coding sequence GTGGCACTCACCAAGGACGACGTGGCGCGCCTCGCGGCGCTGGCACGCATCGACCTCACCGACACGGAGCTCGAGCACCTGGCACCGCAGATCGACCTGATCCTCGAATCGGTGGCAAGCGTCACCGAGGCGGCGGGCGACGATGTGCCGGCCACCAGCCATCCCATCCCGCTGAGCAATGTCTTTCGTGCCGACGAGGCGCGTCCCAGCTTCCCCGCAGAGGCGATGCTGGCCGGCGCCCCGGCCGTCGAGGACGACAAGTTCCGCGTGCCCCGCATCCTGGACGAGGAGTGA
- a CDS encoding glycogen/starch/alpha-glucan phosphorylase has protein sequence MSTTNEETRTAAPEHSDESPRTGRTFGPQWDPTHPVAKAPVGTPPVTVDGFVREFLHELNSNQGVSLSNSSVNDQYMALASTVRNYLMARWLETERLQRENPHKTVGYLSAEYLLGRQLGNDLLSSGLIDIAEEALNQCGIDFAVLRAQEVEPGLGNGGLGRLAACFIDSLATMNVPCIGYGIRYEYGIFRQTFVDGRQVEQPDSWLSLGSPWEFAHPEHGVQVNFGGHAEKTVDENGNEKTTWVPDWNVLGVPYNYMVPGYLNGRVNTLRLWSAQATKAFDLQIFNSGDYADAVRAQTFAENISKVLYPEDSTPQGKELRLQQQYFFVACSLHDFIANQLEEGFDLHKLDERIIFQLNDTHPVIAVPELMRILVDEQGFGFDEAWEVTQKCFAYTCHTLLPEALEVWPVSLLGRLLPRHLELIYQINDAFLEDVRAKFGNDEMRVRRMSIIAEHPERSVRMAYLATVAGSKVNGVAALHSQLLRDKVLPDFNEMWPMKFTNVTNGITPRRFIRLANRSLSTLISDSIGKGWVNDLERLRELEPYAEDAEFRKAFREVKAFNKERLARTLEQRDGIQIDQNHMLDVMVKRLHEYKRQSLKVLHVVTLYNEIISGRLDPADVQGRTVVFGAKAAPGYKMAKDTIHLINKVAEVVNADERVQGKLHVAFPANYNVTLAEKLIPAADLSEQISLAGMEASGTGNMKFALNGALTIGTDDGANVEIREHVGDENFFLFGMTEPEVADLGAKGYNPGSYYEGDERLKGAIDLIASGAFSDGDRRVFEPIVSNWLTSDRFMALADYASYMDAQAKVEASYADEDAWTKSAILNIACSGFFSSDRSMKDYIREIWHTMPVL, from the coding sequence GTGTCAACTACCAATGAAGAAACCCGCACCGCTGCCCCGGAGCACTCGGACGAGTCTCCCCGCACCGGCCGCACCTTCGGCCCGCAGTGGGACCCCACCCACCCCGTCGCCAAGGCGCCCGTGGGCACCCCGCCGGTCACCGTCGACGGATTCGTGCGCGAGTTCCTGCACGAGCTGAACTCCAACCAGGGTGTCTCGCTGTCCAATTCCAGCGTGAACGACCAGTACATGGCGCTGGCCTCCACCGTGCGCAACTACCTCATGGCCCGTTGGCTCGAGACCGAGCGCCTCCAGCGGGAGAACCCGCACAAGACCGTGGGCTACCTGAGCGCCGAATACCTGCTGGGCCGCCAACTGGGCAATGACCTGCTCTCCAGCGGTCTGATCGACATCGCCGAAGAGGCCCTCAACCAGTGCGGCATCGACTTCGCGGTGCTGCGTGCCCAGGAGGTGGAGCCCGGCCTCGGCAATGGTGGCCTCGGCCGTCTGGCCGCCTGCTTCATCGATTCGCTGGCCACCATGAACGTCCCGTGCATCGGATACGGCATCCGCTACGAGTACGGCATCTTCCGTCAGACCTTCGTCGACGGCCGCCAGGTTGAGCAGCCCGACAGCTGGCTCTCGCTCGGCTCCCCGTGGGAGTTCGCCCACCCCGAGCACGGCGTCCAGGTCAACTTCGGTGGACACGCCGAGAAGACCGTCGACGAGAACGGCAACGAGAAGACCACCTGGGTGCCGGACTGGAATGTCCTCGGCGTGCCCTACAACTACATGGTTCCCGGTTACCTCAACGGCCGCGTGAACACGCTGCGGCTGTGGAGCGCCCAGGCCACCAAGGCCTTCGACCTGCAGATCTTCAACTCCGGCGACTACGCCGATGCCGTCCGGGCACAGACCTTCGCGGAGAACATCTCCAAGGTGCTCTACCCCGAGGACTCCACCCCGCAGGGCAAGGAGCTGCGTCTGCAGCAGCAGTACTTCTTCGTCGCCTGCTCGCTGCACGACTTCATCGCCAACCAGCTGGAGGAGGGCTTCGACCTCCACAAGCTGGACGAGCGGATCATCTTCCAGCTCAACGACACGCACCCCGTGATCGCCGTGCCGGAACTGATGCGCATCCTGGTCGACGAGCAGGGCTTCGGCTTCGACGAGGCGTGGGAGGTCACGCAGAAGTGCTTCGCGTACACCTGTCACACCCTGCTGCCCGAGGCCCTCGAGGTCTGGCCGGTCTCCCTGCTGGGACGCCTCCTGCCCCGTCACCTGGAGCTGATCTACCAGATCAACGACGCCTTCCTCGAGGACGTGCGTGCCAAGTTCGGCAATGACGAGATGCGTGTTCGTCGCATGTCCATCATCGCCGAGCACCCCGAGCGCTCGGTGCGGATGGCCTACCTGGCCACTGTCGCGGGCTCGAAGGTCAACGGCGTGGCGGCCCTGCACAGCCAGCTGCTGCGCGACAAGGTGCTGCCGGACTTCAACGAGATGTGGCCGATGAAGTTCACCAATGTCACCAATGGCATCACCCCGCGTCGCTTCATCCGGCTGGCCAACCGTTCGCTGTCCACGCTGATCAGCGACTCGATCGGCAAGGGCTGGGTCAACGACCTGGAGCGGCTGCGCGAGCTGGAGCCCTATGCGGAGGACGCCGAGTTCCGCAAGGCCTTCCGCGAGGTCAAGGCCTTCAACAAGGAGCGGCTGGCCCGCACGCTGGAGCAGCGCGACGGCATCCAGATCGACCAGAACCACATGCTTGACGTGATGGTCAAGCGACTGCACGAGTACAAGCGCCAGTCCCTCAAGGTGCTGCACGTCGTCACCCTGTACAACGAGATCATCTCCGGGCGCCTCGACCCGGCCGATGTCCAGGGCCGCACCGTCGTCTTCGGCGCCAAGGCGGCTCCCGGCTACAAGATGGCCAAGGACACCATCCACCTGATCAACAAGGTGGCCGAGGTGGTCAATGCCGACGAGCGCGTCCAGGGCAAGCTGCACGTGGCCTTCCCGGCCAACTACAACGTGACGCTGGCCGAGAAGCTGATCCCGGCGGCGGACCTGTCCGAGCAGATCTCGCTGGCCGGCATGGAGGCCTCCGGCACCGGCAACATGAAGTTCGCCCTCAACGGCGCGCTGACCATCGGTACCGATGACGGCGCGAACGTGGAGATCCGCGAGCACGTCGGCGACGAGAACTTCTTCCTGTTCGGCATGACCGAGCCGGAGGTCGCGGACCTGGGGGCCAAGGGATACAACCCGGGCTCCTACTACGAGGGTGACGAGCGGCTCAAGGGCGCGATCGACCTGATCGCCTCGGGCGCCTTCTCCGACGGGGACCGTCGCGTCTTCGAGCCCATCGTGTCCAACTGGCTGACCTCGGACCGTTTCATGGCACTGGCCGACTACGCCAGCTACATGGACGCCCAGGCCAAGGTGGAGGCCTCCTACGCCGACGAGGATGCGTGGACCAAGTCCGCGATCCTCAACATCGCGTGCAGCGGCTTCTTCTCCAGCGACCGCTCCATGAAGGACTACATCCGCGAGATCTGGCACACCATGCCGGTCCTGTGA
- a CDS encoding methionine synthase — protein MYATGIGSLPGPDMPGALRHVLGSFEQAWLPELPGRGVGADMVGRTLAMTEGLGFDLQPQGWRLLERSGVDHGRARGLLRRDLDELEEAAQGFTGTVTLTMAGPWTLAALVERSRGDKVLADHGARRELAESLAAGASALLAEMGRRLPEVRWRVRLDEPLLPAVVSGGVATASGFSRLRAVDRPQASALLSVLSEALGEQVVRVGVHCCAPGLDLDLLARSGIAQAALDVGTLGLRDLDAVASWLEAGHELLIGLAPTQRPDVVSTPDEIVRRGLDLLRPLALDPDLLQRSLAVSTGCGLAGWTLRPAMRQLDALLEAVPLLAEQLAR, from the coding sequence ATGTACGCGACGGGGATCGGGTCCCTGCCCGGGCCGGACATGCCGGGCGCACTGCGCCATGTCCTGGGCTCCTTCGAGCAGGCCTGGCTGCCGGAGCTACCGGGGCGCGGCGTCGGCGCGGACATGGTGGGCCGCACGCTGGCGATGACCGAGGGGCTGGGCTTCGACCTGCAACCGCAGGGCTGGCGCCTCCTGGAGCGTTCCGGCGTCGACCATGGCCGCGCGCGAGGCCTGCTGCGTCGGGACCTCGACGAGCTGGAGGAGGCTGCCCAAGGATTCACCGGGACGGTGACCCTGACCATGGCCGGGCCCTGGACGCTGGCCGCCCTGGTGGAGCGGAGTCGCGGTGACAAGGTGCTGGCCGACCACGGTGCCCGTCGTGAGCTGGCCGAGAGCCTCGCCGCCGGTGCCTCCGCGCTGCTGGCTGAGATGGGCCGTCGGCTCCCCGAGGTGCGCTGGCGGGTCCGTCTGGACGAGCCGCTGCTGCCCGCCGTGGTCTCCGGGGGCGTGGCGACGGCGTCGGGCTTCTCCCGGCTGCGCGCCGTCGACCGTCCCCAGGCCAGCGCCTTGCTGTCCGTGCTCTCCGAGGCCCTGGGAGAGCAGGTCGTCCGGGTGGGTGTGCACTGTTGTGCGCCCGGGCTGGACCTGGACCTGTTGGCTCGCAGTGGCATCGCGCAGGCGGCCCTGGACGTCGGGACGCTGGGCCTGCGTGACCTGGACGCAGTCGCCTCTTGGCTCGAGGCGGGGCACGAGCTCCTGATCGGGCTGGCTCCCACCCAGCGGCCCGACGTGGTCAGCACGCCCGACGAGATCGTGCGGCGCGGGCTGGACCTGTTGCGGCCCCTCGCACTGGATCCTGACCTGTTGCAGCGATCGCTGGCCGTCTCGACGGGCTGTGGCCTTGCGGGGTGGACTTTGCGTCCGGCGATGCGCCAGTTGGATGCCCTGCTGGAGGCAGTCCCGCTGCTGGCGGAACAGCTGGCTCGGTAG
- the gatA gene encoding Asp-tRNA(Asn)/Glu-tRNA(Gln) amidotransferase subunit GatA, translating into MSETTDLILHATARQLAAWVRSGEHTSVEVTEAFLDRIDEVDSTVNAFISTNREAALAAARRVDERVAAGEELGPLAGVPIAVKDLLCWNESPTTAGSRILEGWVPPYDATIVQRLLDAGLVIIGKTNLDEFAMGSTGENSAYGATRNPWDSSRIPGGSGSGSAAALAAFEAPLTIGTDTGGSIRQPAALTGTVGVKPTYGGTSRFGVIAMASSLDQPGPCARNVGDAALLHEVICGHDPADSTSLDAPVPAVVEAAELADVAGMRIGIVRELSGEGFSADVRQRFEESVELLKAAGAEVVEVSCPNFGYALGAYYLIMPAEVSSNLSRYDAMRYGLRVGDDGSNGVEQVMRASRAAGFGDEVKRRIILGTYALSSGYYDAYYGSAQKVRTLVQRDFEAAFAECDVLVSPVTTTTAYPLGEKVDDPVAMYAGDLATIPSNLAGIPAGSVPCGLGASDGLPVGFHIMAPAMADDRVYRVGAALEKALEARWGMPLLAMIHDSDAAQEARA; encoded by the coding sequence ATGAGTGAGACCACGGATCTGATCCTGCACGCCACGGCCCGCCAGCTCGCCGCATGGGTCCGCAGCGGTGAACACACCTCGGTGGAGGTCACCGAGGCCTTCCTGGACCGCATCGACGAGGTGGACTCCACCGTCAATGCCTTCATCAGCACGAACAGGGAAGCCGCCCTGGCCGCTGCCCGGCGCGTGGACGAGCGCGTGGCGGCAGGCGAGGAGCTGGGCCCCCTGGCCGGCGTCCCGATTGCCGTGAAGGACCTGCTGTGCTGGAACGAATCGCCCACCACGGCGGGTTCCCGGATCCTTGAAGGCTGGGTGCCCCCCTACGACGCGACCATCGTGCAGCGGCTGCTGGATGCCGGGCTGGTGATCATCGGCAAGACCAATCTTGACGAGTTCGCGATGGGGTCGACCGGTGAGAACTCCGCCTATGGCGCCACCCGCAACCCGTGGGACAGCTCCCGCATCCCCGGCGGTTCCGGGTCCGGCTCGGCAGCCGCCCTGGCAGCCTTCGAGGCACCCCTGACCATCGGCACCGACACCGGCGGATCCATCCGGCAGCCCGCTGCCCTCACCGGCACGGTGGGCGTGAAGCCCACCTATGGCGGGACCAGCCGCTTCGGGGTCATCGCCATGGCCTCCTCGTTGGACCAGCCCGGACCCTGTGCCCGCAATGTGGGGGATGCCGCGCTGCTGCACGAGGTCATCTGCGGACACGACCCAGCCGACTCCACCTCCCTCGACGCGCCCGTCCCGGCGGTCGTGGAGGCGGCAGAGCTTGCCGACGTCGCGGGCATGCGTATCGGTATCGTGCGCGAGCTCAGCGGTGAGGGCTTCAGCGCCGATGTGCGCCAGCGCTTCGAGGAGTCCGTCGAGCTGCTGAAGGCCGCCGGTGCCGAGGTGGTCGAGGTCAGCTGCCCGAACTTCGGCTACGCACTGGGCGCCTACTACCTGATCATGCCCGCTGAGGTCAGCTCCAACCTGTCCCGCTATGACGCGATGCGTTACGGCCTGCGCGTTGGGGACGACGGCAGCAATGGTGTCGAGCAGGTGATGCGGGCGAGCCGCGCCGCCGGCTTCGGCGACGAGGTCAAGCGTCGCATCATCCTGGGCACCTACGCCCTGTCCTCGGGCTACTACGACGCCTACTACGGTTCCGCGCAGAAGGTCCGCACGCTGGTGCAACGCGACTTCGAGGCGGCCTTTGCCGAGTGCGACGTGCTCGTCTCACCCGTCACCACGACCACCGCCTACCCGCTGGGGGAGAAGGTGGACGATCCGGTGGCGATGTATGCCGGGGACCTGGCCACCATCCCCAGCAACCTGGCCGGCATCCCTGCCGGCAGCGTGCCCTGCGGCCTGGGCGCCTCGGACGGCCTGCCCGTCGGCTTCCACATCATGGCCCCGGCCATGGCCGATGATCGCGTCTACCGCGTCGGTGCCGCCCTGGAGAAGGCACTCGAGGCGCGGTGGGGCATGCCCCTGCTCGCCATGATCCACGATTCCGACGCCGCCCAGGAGGCCCGCGCATGA
- the mnmA gene encoding tRNA 2-thiouridine(34) synthase MnmA, translating to MRVLVAMSGGVDSAVAAARTVAAGHDVTGVHLALSKNPQSFRTGARGCCSLEDSHDARRVADRLGIPFYVWDLSDRFKADVVDDFVAEYAAGRTPNPCLRCNEKIKFAAVLERGMALGFDKVVTGHYARLEECDGRFSLYRAADAAKDQSYVLGMLDQAQLAHSLFPLCDVPKSQVRAEAAELGLGVAKKPDSHDICFIPDGDTAGYLSRALGEREGEVVDQDGAVVGSHSGFHQFTVGQRRGLHLGVPAADGQPRFVLEVEPVNNRVVVGPKELLAVDRIEGIRPTWTEARVSGPWRGLAQVRAHGEAMPATITSTDEESLLVELDSPATGIAPGQAVVVYDADRVVGSATISAARSTDRGVA from the coding sequence ATGAGGGTGCTCGTCGCCATGTCCGGCGGGGTGGACTCGGCCGTGGCCGCCGCGCGGACGGTGGCGGCCGGGCACGACGTGACCGGCGTGCACCTGGCGCTGTCCAAGAACCCACAGAGCTTCCGCACAGGTGCCCGGGGGTGCTGCTCCCTGGAGGACAGTCACGACGCACGTCGGGTGGCGGACCGGCTGGGCATCCCCTTCTATGTCTGGGACCTGTCGGACCGTTTCAAGGCTGACGTGGTGGACGACTTCGTCGCCGAGTACGCCGCCGGGCGAACTCCCAATCCCTGTCTGCGCTGCAATGAGAAGATCAAGTTCGCCGCCGTGCTGGAGCGTGGCATGGCGCTCGGTTTCGACAAGGTGGTCACGGGCCACTACGCGCGGCTGGAGGAGTGCGACGGACGCTTCAGCCTGTACCGGGCCGCGGATGCCGCCAAGGACCAGTCCTATGTGCTCGGGATGCTGGACCAGGCACAGTTGGCCCACTCGCTCTTCCCGCTGTGTGACGTGCCCAAGAGCCAGGTGCGGGCCGAGGCCGCCGAGCTGGGCCTGGGCGTGGCCAAGAAGCCGGACAGCCACGACATCTGCTTCATTCCGGACGGTGACACCGCCGGATACCTTTCCCGGGCCCTGGGGGAGCGCGAGGGGGAGGTCGTCGACCAGGACGGTGCCGTGGTGGGCAGCCACAGCGGTTTCCACCAGTTCACCGTCGGGCAGCGCAGGGGCCTGCACCTGGGCGTGCCCGCGGCGGATGGTCAGCCCCGTTTCGTGCTGGAGGTCGAGCCGGTCAACAACCGCGTGGTGGTGGGCCCCAAGGAGCTGCTCGCCGTCGACCGGATCGAGGGGATCCGGCCCACCTGGACCGAAGCCCGCGTGAGTGGTCCGTGGCGTGGGCTGGCCCAGGTGCGTGCGCACGGCGAGGCGATGCCCGCCACCATCACCAGCACCGATGAGGAGAGCCTCCTGGTGGAGCTGGACTCCCCGGCCACCGGCATCGCGCCGGGCCAGGCCGTCGTCGTCTATGACGCAGACCGGGTGGTCGGCAGCGCCACCATCAGCGCCGCACGATCCACCGATCGGGGGGTCGCCTGA
- a CDS encoding amino acid-binding protein produces the protein MLRVQLPDRPGSLGVVASAMGLCGADITAMEIVEKGDGWVIDDFMLTMPKREGVWIDDLVSTCNALDGVRVLWISRHPEGWGLEADIAVLERMVAERERAVEILTLAAPQVFHCQWAALLDRRDGSRLVGTELAPDFTPGQADGLGPLDELTRLDLAAGWLPHWSDTTVAICPVDENQALVLGRAGGPDFLDSELRRLSHLAALA, from the coding sequence CTGCTCCGCGTCCAGCTCCCCGACCGCCCCGGTTCCCTGGGCGTGGTGGCCAGTGCCATGGGCCTGTGCGGCGCCGACATCACCGCGATGGAGATCGTCGAGAAGGGCGACGGCTGGGTCATCGACGACTTCATGCTCACCATGCCCAAGCGCGAGGGAGTCTGGATCGATGACCTGGTGAGCACGTGCAATGCCCTTGACGGGGTGCGGGTCCTGTGGATCTCGCGCCACCCGGAGGGCTGGGGCCTGGAGGCCGATATCGCCGTGCTGGAACGCATGGTCGCCGAGCGGGAACGCGCCGTCGAGATCCTCACCCTCGCGGCCCCGCAGGTCTTCCACTGCCAATGGGCGGCACTGCTGGACCGCCGCGACGGGAGCCGTCTGGTGGGAACCGAGCTGGCCCCGGACTTCACCCCAGGTCAGGCCGACGGTCTTGGCCCGCTGGACGAGCTGACGCGGCTGGACCTCGCGGCGGGCTGGTTGCCCCACTGGTCGGACACGACGGTGGCCATCTGCCCCGTCGACGAGAACCAGGCCCTGGTCCTCGGGCGAGCCGGCGGCCCGGACTTCCTGGACTCCGAGCTGCGACGCCTCTCGCACCTGGCAGCCCTCGCCTGA
- a CDS encoding cysteine desulfurase family protein, whose product MDERAKTENAPERAPGRIHLDHAASSPIVPRALEAMVRQSGLVGNPAALHTSGRAARAVLEDAREQLAEAIGAHASEVIFTSGGSEADTIALNAGTRRPGRRTVLIGATEHPAVATARTRMAGVEVLSCDRDGIVHLKDLDERLDASTSMVSVMTVNNETGAIQPVSEAAERAHRVGAWFHTDAVQALGHVPLDFATSGADLMSLSAHKVGGPVGIGALVARRDVELSPWGLGGGQERDVRSGTQSAVLASAFAAAATMAVENLETEHARLSGMRNRFVERVRSTITGCYVNAPAEASPAIVNLTFDGTRADDVLMLLDHAGIDCSTGSACRAGVHQPSDVLLAMGRTLEQASASIRFSFGPTTTADELATLAGLLPDVVSRARAAASVAVDVTQDPS is encoded by the coding sequence ATGGACGAGCGAGCGAAGACCGAGAACGCACCCGAACGCGCACCGGGGCGGATCCACCTGGACCATGCCGCCTCCAGCCCGATCGTGCCGCGGGCGCTGGAGGCGATGGTCCGGCAGTCCGGACTCGTCGGCAACCCCGCCGCGCTGCACACCTCGGGGCGGGCGGCACGCGCGGTGCTGGAGGATGCCCGGGAGCAGCTGGCGGAGGCGATCGGCGCCCACGCGTCCGAGGTCATCTTCACGTCCGGAGGTTCCGAGGCGGACACCATCGCCCTTAACGCCGGAACAAGGCGCCCCGGCCGTCGCACGGTGCTGATCGGTGCCACCGAGCACCCCGCCGTGGCCACCGCGCGCACCCGGATGGCCGGCGTGGAGGTGCTGTCCTGTGACCGTGACGGAATCGTGCACCTGAAGGACCTGGACGAGCGGCTGGACGCGTCGACCTCCATGGTCAGCGTGATGACCGTGAACAACGAGACCGGCGCCATCCAGCCGGTGTCCGAGGCGGCGGAGCGCGCACACCGCGTGGGAGCGTGGTTCCACACGGACGCCGTGCAGGCGCTGGGGCACGTCCCGCTGGACTTTGCCACCAGCGGTGCGGACCTGATGAGCCTGTCGGCACACAAGGTGGGTGGGCCTGTCGGGATCGGTGCCCTGGTGGCCCGGCGCGACGTGGAGCTCTCGCCCTGGGGCCTGGGCGGGGGACAGGAGCGCGACGTGCGCTCCGGTACCCAGTCCGCCGTGCTGGCCTCGGCCTTTGCCGCGGCCGCGACAATGGCCGTCGAGAACCTCGAGACGGAGCACGCCCGCCTGAGCGGGATGCGCAATCGCTTCGTCGAGCGAGTCCGCAGCACGATCACCGGCTGCTACGTCAATGCCCCCGCCGAGGCCAGCCCGGCCATCGTCAACCTGACCTTCGACGGCACGCGCGCCGATGACGTGCTGATGCTGCTGGACCACGCGGGCATCGACTGTTCCACGGGATCTGCCTGCCGCGCCGGGGTCCACCAGCCCAGCGACGTGCTGCTGGCGATGGGCCGCACCCTGGAACAGGCCTCGGCCTCCATCAGGTTCAGCTTCGGCCCGACGACCACCGCCGACGAACTGGCCACCCTGGCGGGTCTGCTGCCCGACGTGGTCTCGCGGGCCCGGGCCGCAGCCAGCGTGGCCGTCGACGTGACCCAGGACCCCTCATGA